A single genomic interval of Meleagris gallopavo isolate NT-WF06-2002-E0010 breed Aviagen turkey brand Nicholas breeding stock chromosome 6, Turkey_5.1, whole genome shotgun sequence harbors:
- the LOC104911449 gene encoding nebulette-like, whose product MPLHSVVLPTPSPVNKTFMCAVIAVLQVKYSSDQRQMKGRRSVILDTPELRHVKETQNNISMVKYHEDFEKTKGRGFTPVVDDPITERVRKNTQVVSDAAYKGVHPHIVEMDRRPGIIVDLKVWRTDPGSIFDIDPLEDNIQSRSLHMLSERASRYSKQYLHSTSLGDYKSDGSDTNPTFSYCSEITRPSDEGGSLIPTFFTSNTVIMY is encoded by the exons ATGCCATTGCATAGTGTGGTTCTCCCCACCCCTTCTCCTGTAAACAAAACCTTCATGTgtgctgttattgctgttttGCAGGTGAAGTACAGCAGTGATCAGAGGCAGATGAAAGGTAGACGTAGTGTGATTCTAGACACACCTGAGCTAAGGCATGtcaaagaaacacaaaacaacatcTCAATG GTTAAATATCATGAAGATTTCGAGAAGACAAAGGGCAGAGGCTTCACCCCAGTGGTGGATGATCCTATAACAGAGCGGGTGCGGAAAAACACCCAAGTTGTAAGTGATGCAGCATATAAAGGGGTACACCCACATATAGTTGAAATGGATAGAAGACCTGGAATAATTGTTG ATCTTAAGGTTTGGCGCacagatcctggctccatcttcGACATTGATCCTCTGGAGGACAATATTCAGTCTAGGAGTCTGCATATGCTTTCTG AAAGAGCGAGCCGCTACAGTAAGCAGTACTTACATTCTACAAGCTTGGGAGATTATAAATCAGATGGTTCTGACACGAACCCTACCTTTTCTTACTGCAGTGAGATAACAAGGCCATCTGATGAAGGAGGTAGCCTTATTCCCACTTTTTTCACTAGTAACACTGTCATAATGTATTGA